In Allomuricauda ruestringensis DSM 13258, the following proteins share a genomic window:
- a CDS encoding DUF4382 domain-containing protein, translating to MRTKLIFSLLTTLALIIMGCSDGEGEGSGNAEDTGTLSVQLTDAPFPYELMAEANVTVFKVEARLVDDDEDDSGDDSDDSSDEGSPFITLMEEEIEVNLLELTNGLTQQLAEIDVPAGSYDLIRVYVKGVNVVLTDGTVFDLQVPSGGASGIKVFVDPAITVAGGLSSDLLLDFDVSQSFVAKGDISTPAGINGFNFTPVIKASNLSTSGTLSGNVSTVEEEASVALEGAQISVIAADTLNTTSFSDVDGNYAILGLEAGMYKVVAELDGYLASDTLDVQVDAANITTQDFVLEVDPEATEGENTDDGSTDGGN from the coding sequence ATGAGAACAAAGTTAATTTTTAGTTTACTAACGACGCTGGCCCTAATTATAATGGGCTGCTCAGATGGTGAAGGTGAAGGATCAGGAAATGCTGAAGATACAGGTACATTATCAGTACAATTAACAGATGCTCCTTTTCCTTACGAACTGATGGCCGAGGCCAATGTAACAGTTTTTAAAGTTGAAGCTCGCCTAGTAGACGACGATGAAGATGATTCCGGAGATGATTCAGACGACAGCTCCGATGAAGGCTCCCCTTTCATAACATTAATGGAAGAAGAGATTGAAGTAAACCTATTGGAACTTACCAACGGATTAACACAACAATTGGCAGAGATAGATGTTCCTGCCGGATCCTACGATCTTATTCGTGTTTATGTTAAAGGAGTGAATGTGGTTTTGACCGATGGAACAGTTTTCGATTTACAAGTTCCGAGCGGCGGTGCCTCTGGAATAAAGGTTTTTGTTGACCCAGCTATCACGGTTGCCGGTGGTCTTTCTTCCGATTTGTTATTGGATTTTGATGTAAGTCAATCTTTTGTTGCCAAAGGAGACATTAGCACGCCAGCAGGAATCAATGGATTTAATTTTACCCCAGTGATCAAAGCAAGTAACCTATCTACTTCGGGTACACTTTCTGGTAATGTAAGTACCGTTGAAGAAGAAGCGTCAGTTGCCTTGGAAGGTGCCCAAATCTCTGTAATTGCGGCAGACACTTTGAATACGACTTCCTTTTCCGATGTAGATGGCAACTATGCCATTCTTGGACTTGAGGCCGGTATGTACAAAGTAGTGGCAGAACTCGATGGCTATCTGGCAAGTGATACTCTTGATGTACAAGTCGATGCTGCCAACATTACAACTCAAGATTTTGTACTGGAAGTGGATCCTGAAGCCACCGAAGGTGAAAATACTGATGATGGTTCTACCGATGGTGGGAACTAA
- a CDS encoding potassium/proton antiporter → MNITIENIILIGSVLLLISILAGKTSYRFGVPTLLLFLTIGMLAGSDGIGGIYFDNPRIAQFIGVVSLNFILFSGGLDTNWQSVKPVLREGIVLSTVGVLLTAVGLGYFVYLITDFGLYESLLLGAIVSSTDAAAVFSILRGKNLALKKNLRPTLELESGSNDPMAYVLTIAFLTLVQFPEKNIASVLPMFFLQMILGGAAGFLFGKLSKIIINKIRLDFEGLYPVLTIALMFITFSATDFIGGNGFLAIYICSVYLGNQNLIHKKTIMRMFDGLAWLMQIVLFLTLGLLVFPTQIVPYMGIGLLISLFLIFVARPLAVFISLSPFKMKLRRRFYISWVGLRGAVPIVFATYPLLAGIEKANIIFNIVFFVSLTSVLIQGSTLSIVAKWLHVGLPESAKPLSPTDELLSEHPKAIMKEIMIGESCPATGEKIVNLNFPKKAIIAMIERDGNYITPNGLTVIKANDKLVVLTDKPEILEKVYASLSLSRAE, encoded by the coding sequence TTGAATATTACCATTGAAAATATCATCTTAATTGGTTCTGTACTCCTGCTGATCAGTATTTTGGCTGGTAAAACGAGCTATCGTTTTGGTGTGCCCACCCTTTTGTTGTTTTTGACCATTGGGATGCTTGCGGGATCGGACGGTATTGGTGGTATTTATTTTGACAACCCAAGAATCGCGCAGTTCATCGGTGTGGTCTCCCTAAACTTTATTCTTTTCTCCGGAGGGCTGGACACAAACTGGCAATCGGTAAAACCCGTACTTCGGGAAGGAATTGTACTTTCAACCGTAGGTGTATTGCTCACGGCGGTGGGACTGGGGTACTTTGTTTATTTGATTACCGACTTTGGCCTTTATGAAAGTTTGTTGTTGGGTGCCATTGTATCATCTACCGATGCTGCAGCGGTTTTTTCCATTTTAAGAGGTAAGAATCTGGCTTTAAAAAAGAACTTAAGGCCCACTCTGGAACTTGAGAGTGGAAGTAACGACCCCATGGCCTATGTACTTACCATTGCTTTTTTGACTCTTGTGCAGTTCCCCGAGAAAAATATTGCATCCGTTTTGCCCATGTTTTTCCTTCAAATGATACTGGGTGGAGCGGCAGGATTCCTATTTGGAAAACTCAGTAAAATTATAATAAATAAGATTAGGTTGGATTTTGAGGGACTTTACCCCGTGCTTACCATAGCCCTAATGTTCATTACTTTTTCTGCAACGGATTTTATAGGAGGCAACGGTTTTTTGGCCATATATATATGTTCAGTTTACTTGGGCAACCAAAATTTGATTCACAAGAAAACCATTATGCGAATGTTTGATGGCTTGGCTTGGTTAATGCAAATTGTACTGTTCCTAACATTGGGATTGTTGGTATTTCCCACTCAAATTGTTCCTTATATGGGAATAGGTTTGTTAATTTCTTTGTTCCTGATTTTTGTCGCCCGGCCGTTGGCGGTTTTTATCTCTCTGTCTCCTTTTAAGATGAAGTTGAGACGAAGATTCTACATTTCCTGGGTAGGTTTGCGTGGAGCAGTACCCATTGTATTTGCTACCTACCCACTTTTGGCAGGAATTGAAAAGGCCAACATTATATTCAATATTGTCTTTTTTGTCTCCTTGACCTCAGTACTTATTCAGGGTAGTACGTTGTCCATTGTTGCAAAATGGTTGCATGTTGGGCTTCCAGAAAGTGCCAAGCCCCTTTCACCAACAGACGAACTATTGTCCGAGCATCCCAAAGCAATTATGAAAGAAATTATGATTGGTGAATCTTGCCCGGCTACTGGGGAGAAAATCGTAAACTTGAACTTTCCCAAAAAAGCGATCATTGCCATGATAGAACGTGATGGCAATTACATTACCCCAAATGGGTTAACGGTGATAAAGGCAAATGATAAATTGGTGGTGCTTACGGACAAACCAGAAATTTTGGAGAAAGTGTATGCTTCACTCTCACTGTCCAGAGCTGAATAG
- the dnaK gene encoding molecular chaperone DnaK — protein MSKIIGIDLGTTNSCVSVMEGNEPVVIPNAEGKRTTPSMIAFVEGGEIKVGDPAKRQAVTNPHKTIYSIKRFMGNKYSESSKEAKRVPYKVVKGDNDTPRVDVDGRMYTPQELSAMILQKMKKTAEDYLGQDVTRAVITVPAYFNDSQRQATKEAGEIAGLTVERIINEPTAASLAYGLDKKDTEQKIVVFDFGGGTHDVSILELGDGVFEVLATDGDTHLGGDDVDQKIIDWLAEEFKKDEDMDLREDPMALQRLREAAEKAKIELSSSAQTEINLPYVTATSSGPKHLVRTLSRSKFEQLIADLVKRTIEPCEKALKSAGLSKSDIDEIILVGGSTRIPAVQEAVEKFFNKKPSKGVNPDEVVAIGAAIQGGVLTGDVKDVLLLDVTPLSLGIETMGSVFTKLIEANTTIPTKKSQVFSTAADNQPSVEIHVLQGERPMAADNKTIGRFHLDGIPPAPRGTPQIEVTFDIDANGIIKVSATDKATGKSQDIRIEASSGLTEEEIEKMKAEAEANADADKKAKETADKLNEADAMIFQTEKQLSEFGDKLSDDKKKPIEDALEELKKAFEGKDLAVIEPALEKINEAWKVASEEMYKAQAEAQGGAAGAGAAGGDATGGDSAGKGASEGDNVEDVDFEEVK, from the coding sequence ATGAGCAAGATTATAGGTATAGACTTAGGTACGACCAACTCCTGCGTCTCTGTTATGGAAGGTAACGAGCCTGTGGTAATTCCAAATGCCGAAGGTAAACGTACTACTCCATCGATGATCGCATTTGTTGAAGGAGGGGAGATCAAGGTCGGTGACCCTGCAAAAAGACAAGCCGTGACCAACCCTCACAAAACGATTTATTCCATTAAGCGATTTATGGGTAACAAATACTCAGAATCCAGCAAGGAAGCCAAAAGGGTTCCTTATAAAGTGGTAAAGGGAGACAACGATACTCCTAGAGTGGATGTTGACGGACGTATGTACACACCTCAAGAGCTTTCAGCGATGATTCTTCAAAAAATGAAGAAAACTGCTGAGGATTACTTGGGGCAAGATGTAACAAGAGCGGTAATTACCGTTCCAGCATATTTTAACGATTCACAAAGACAGGCCACCAAAGAAGCTGGTGAAATTGCAGGTCTTACCGTGGAACGAATCATTAACGAGCCAACCGCCGCTTCTTTGGCATATGGACTCGATAAAAAAGATACCGAGCAAAAAATAGTGGTGTTTGACTTTGGTGGAGGTACACACGATGTTTCCATTCTTGAATTGGGTGACGGTGTGTTTGAAGTATTGGCCACAGATGGTGATACCCATTTAGGTGGTGACGATGTTGACCAAAAAATTATTGATTGGTTGGCCGAAGAGTTCAAGAAAGATGAAGATATGGACCTTCGTGAAGACCCAATGGCACTTCAGCGCTTGAGGGAAGCTGCCGAAAAGGCAAAAATTGAGTTGTCTTCTTCTGCACAGACAGAAATCAACTTGCCTTACGTAACAGCAACGTCTTCAGGACCAAAACACTTGGTAAGAACATTGTCCAGATCTAAATTTGAGCAATTGATCGCCGATTTGGTAAAAAGAACCATTGAGCCCTGTGAGAAAGCATTGAAATCTGCGGGACTTTCCAAAAGCGATATCGACGAAATTATCTTGGTAGGTGGTTCTACCCGTATCCCTGCGGTGCAGGAAGCAGTGGAGAAGTTCTTCAATAAAAAACCATCCAAAGGAGTAAACCCAGATGAAGTTGTGGCCATTGGTGCTGCTATTCAAGGTGGTGTTTTGACGGGAGATGTAAAAGACGTGCTCTTGTTGGATGTAACCCCACTTTCTTTGGGTATCGAAACTATGGGAAGCGTGTTCACTAAATTGATAGAGGCGAACACCACCATCCCAACCAAGAAATCACAGGTGTTCTCCACTGCGGCTGACAATCAACCTTCGGTTGAAATCCACGTGTTGCAAGGGGAAAGACCTATGGCGGCAGATAACAAAACCATTGGTAGATTCCACTTGGACGGTATTCCACCAGCACCAAGAGGAACACCTCAAATTGAAGTGACTTTCGATATTGATGCGAACGGTATAATCAAGGTTTCAGCAACTGACAAGGCCACTGGCAAGTCACAGGACATCCGAATCGAAGCTTCTTCAGGTTTGACCGAGGAAGAAATCGAAAAGATGAAAGCTGAAGCAGAAGCTAACGCCGATGCGGATAAAAAAGCTAAGGAAACTGCCGATAAATTGAACGAGGCAGATGCCATGATCTTCCAAACTGAAAAGCAATTGAGCGAGTTTGGCGATAAATTGTCCGATGACAAGAAGAAGCCGATCGAAGATGCTTTGGAAGAACTGAAGAAAGCTTTTGAAGGCAAGGACCTAGCAGTTATTGAGCCTGCTTTGGAAAAAATCAACGAAGCTTGGAAAGTAGCTTCCGAAGAAATGTACAAAGCACAAGCTGAAGCACAAGGCGGCGCTGCAGGAGCAGGAGCTGCTGGAGGAGACGCAACCGGTGGCGATAGCGCTGGAAAGGGAGCCTCTGAAGGAGACAACGTGGAAGACGTAGACTTCGAAGAAGTCAAGTAG
- a CDS encoding SulP family inorganic anion transporter, which translates to MKQYLKLFDFSQKVNYKTEVLSGLTVAIALVPEAVAFALIAGLSPLVGLYAAFVMGLVTSVFGGRPGMISGATGAVAVVIVTLANSHGVEYVFATVVLAGIIQALAGALRLGTLMRLVPLPVVYGFVNGLAIIIFMSQLDQFKDPSGNWLTGNALYIILGLVVLTMLIIWGLPKITKAFPASLAAILVVFGIVVVFGIDTKTVGDIASIKGGFPPFHIPDIPFTLETLTLIFPYAAIVAGVGLIESLLTLELIDEITETRGRTNKEAAAQGLANIASGLFSGMGGCAMLGQSLINISNGARARLSGIIASVALLIFIMFGAPLIEKLPMAALTGLMIMVAIGTFEWVSLKVLDKYPKSDIIVMVIVILVTVFLHNLALAVLIGVVISALVYAWGNAKRIRARKRIDEKGIKHYEIYGPLFFGSIKMFNEKFDVLNDPKEIIIDFRESRIVDMSAIEAVNKLTERYHKVDKKVYITNLSSASHKLLIKADKMINVNVLE; encoded by the coding sequence ATGAAACAATATTTAAAACTATTTGATTTCTCACAGAAAGTAAACTATAAGACCGAGGTGCTTTCAGGGCTTACCGTTGCCATAGCATTGGTTCCCGAAGCTGTAGCCTTCGCCTTAATCGCGGGCTTGTCTCCATTGGTCGGGCTGTACGCCGCCTTTGTTATGGGTCTGGTGACCTCTGTTTTTGGTGGTAGGCCCGGGATGATCTCTGGGGCAACAGGAGCCGTTGCAGTAGTGATTGTAACTTTGGCAAATAGCCACGGAGTAGAATATGTGTTTGCCACCGTGGTATTGGCAGGTATTATACAGGCTCTTGCAGGAGCTTTGAGATTGGGTACGTTAATGCGATTGGTACCATTACCTGTGGTATATGGCTTCGTAAATGGTCTTGCCATCATCATTTTCATGTCTCAATTGGATCAGTTCAAGGATCCCTCCGGTAATTGGCTCACTGGCAATGCACTGTACATTATTTTGGGACTTGTGGTATTGACCATGCTGATTATCTGGGGACTGCCCAAGATCACGAAGGCATTCCCGGCATCCTTAGCCGCTATTTTGGTGGTTTTTGGTATTGTGGTCGTTTTTGGGATAGACACCAAGACGGTTGGGGACATTGCATCCATTAAAGGTGGGTTTCCCCCGTTCCATATCCCCGACATTCCCTTTACACTGGAAACTTTGACGCTTATTTTCCCCTATGCGGCCATTGTGGCCGGTGTTGGTTTGATAGAAAGTTTGCTAACCTTGGAACTTATCGACGAGATTACCGAGACCAGGGGACGCACCAACAAAGAGGCTGCCGCCCAGGGCCTTGCCAATATTGCTTCTGGTCTGTTCTCAGGAATGGGCGGATGTGCCATGTTGGGACAAAGTTTGATCAACATATCCAATGGGGCACGTGCTCGACTATCTGGAATTATAGCCTCTGTGGCCCTGCTTATCTTTATCATGTTTGGCGCACCCTTGATCGAAAAATTGCCCATGGCGGCCTTGACCGGGCTAATGATCATGGTGGCCATCGGAACTTTTGAGTGGGTAAGCTTAAAAGTGCTCGATAAATACCCCAAATCGGATATCATCGTCATGGTCATCGTGATACTTGTAACGGTATTTTTGCACAACTTGGCACTTGCTGTTTTAATCGGAGTCGTTATATCTGCCTTGGTCTATGCCTGGGGCAACGCCAAACGTATCCGTGCCAGAAAGCGAATCGACGAAAAGGGCATCAAGCATTACGAAATTTATGGCCCCTTGTTCTTTGGTTCCATAAAAATGTTCAATGAAAAGTTCGATGTGCTCAACGACCCCAAGGAAATCATCATCGACTTTAGGGAAAGCCGTATCGTGGATATGTCCGCAATCGAGGCGGTGAACAAGCTTACCGAACGGTACCACAAAGTGGACAAAAAGGTATATATTACCAATCTATCGAGCGCGAGCCACAAGCTGTTGATCAAAGCGGACAAGATGATCAATGTCAATGTCTTGGAATAA
- a CDS encoding PD40 domain-containing protein produces the protein MTRSIIYSLLVSGTMLVSQTTFAQANEKIINDTMNGSVSTIDGYVPNMSITEDGKTAYFSKGTYEKPLYGVFSKKELVYHVYRAENINGEWTNVTQLDVCPRYYSAKHPTVTSDGSRLFFASNMKGTFGKYDIYVADIAADGSLGVSKNLGPKVNTKEDELYPSIYNETLLFFASEGRDGYGGLDLYASQVVNNTLTTSVNLGGHINSNSDEYAIQLSPEKKLGFVVSNRGFNNTISQYTVAYGRSKNQDQYNDVAKNDEELETVMNNEAYEYVGTSFQDEE, from the coding sequence ATGACACGATCTATTATTTACAGTCTACTTGTTTCAGGAACTATGCTAGTCAGTCAAACTACTTTTGCACAGGCCAATGAAAAAATAATCAATGACACTATGAACGGTAGTGTTTCCACTATTGATGGATACGTACCAAATATGTCCATTACCGAAGATGGGAAAACGGCATACTTTAGTAAGGGCACCTATGAAAAGCCCCTTTATGGTGTATTCTCCAAAAAAGAATTGGTGTACCACGTTTACCGTGCTGAAAATATAAACGGCGAATGGACCAATGTTACCCAATTGGATGTATGTCCAAGATACTATTCGGCCAAACACCCTACAGTTACTTCTGATGGATCTCGTTTGTTCTTTGCGTCCAACATGAAAGGCACTTTTGGCAAATACGATATTTATGTAGCTGATATCGCTGCAGATGGAAGCCTTGGTGTATCTAAAAATCTTGGACCAAAGGTAAACACCAAAGAAGACGAGCTTTACCCTAGCATATACAACGAAACCCTATTGTTCTTTGCCTCAGAAGGTAGAGATGGTTACGGTGGATTGGACCTTTATGCTTCACAGGTTGTTAATAACACACTTACCACATCTGTAAACTTAGGTGGACACATCAATAGCAATAGCGATGAGTATGCCATTCAATTGAGCCCAGAGAAAAAATTAGGATTTGTAGTATCCAACAGAGGATTCAATAACACCATTTCACAATATACTGTTGCTTATGGACGTTCAAAGAATCAGGATCAGTACAACGATGTTGCTAAGAACGATGAGGAACTAGAGACTGTTATGAACAATGAAGCCTATGAATATGTAGGTACCTCATTCCAAGACGAAGAATAA
- a CDS encoding tRNA-binding protein, which produces MPNELSWSDFTKVEMRIGTIIEAEIFQEARNPAYKMIIDFGAIGKRKTSAQVTKLYTPDALLGKQVVAVVNFPPKQIANIMSECLVLGGVVGNGEVTLIQPEREVKNGTKIG; this is translated from the coding sequence ATGCCCAACGAATTATCCTGGAGCGACTTTACAAAGGTAGAGATGCGAATAGGAACCATTATTGAAGCTGAAATTTTTCAGGAAGCGAGAAACCCTGCCTATAAAATGATCATCGATTTTGGAGCCATCGGCAAAAGAAAAACCTCTGCGCAGGTTACAAAACTATACACCCCTGACGCACTTTTAGGAAAACAAGTGGTGGCTGTGGTCAATTTTCCCCCTAAACAAATTGCCAACATAATGAGCGAGTGTCTTGTTTTAGGTGGTGTTGTCGGGAATGGGGAGGTAACGCTGATCCAACCGGAAAGGGAAGTGAAAAATGGAACAAAAATCGGGTAA
- a CDS encoding response regulator transcription factor, which yields MKTNSLKIAIIDNDDAIGGIYNQYFEENEAYELLGTYSSVQDLLSNFGRSHPDIIICEAMLNGISGIDGLEYFYRKNKNLKVLMMSQKNDFKLIKEAFKKGASGYLIKPITKDRLFNALDALNQHGVALELDVAKKIIDSFQTKSFDVFSKKENQIIDLLTQGFTYKMIADKLFVTPSAVNFHIQNIYVKLNVNSKSEALRKLKEMEMQQLNAA from the coding sequence ATGAAAACAAATTCATTAAAAATTGCCATTATCGACAATGATGATGCTATCGGCGGCATTTACAATCAGTATTTTGAGGAAAATGAAGCATACGAACTTCTTGGCACTTACAGCTCCGTTCAAGACTTGCTTTCCAATTTTGGGCGTTCCCATCCGGATATTATTATCTGCGAAGCCATGCTCAACGGAATTTCGGGCATTGACGGTCTGGAATATTTTTACCGCAAGAACAAAAACCTGAAGGTATTGATGATGAGCCAAAAAAATGATTTCAAACTCATAAAAGAAGCCTTTAAAAAAGGGGCTAGCGGCTACCTCATTAAACCAATCACCAAGGATAGATTGTTCAATGCATTGGACGCGCTTAACCAACACGGGGTTGCTTTGGAACTGGACGTGGCTAAAAAAATCATTGATTCCTTCCAAACAAAGTCGTTCGATGTGTTCTCGAAAAAGGAAAACCAAATCATTGACCTCCTTACCCAGGGGTTTACTTATAAAATGATTGCGGACAAGCTTTTTGTAACACCCAGCGCGGTCAATTTTCACATTCAGAACATTTATGTAAAGCTCAACGTAAATTCAAAATCGGAAGCTTTACGAAAACTCAAGGAAATGGAAATGCAACAATTGAATGCGGCGTAA
- a CDS encoding TlpA family protein disulfide reductase translates to MKYLFRASILLIFFLISCSQEAWLTGTLNMSDGTDWKPMVYLVQPEKFNEVAQSFRAKILDSAKVNGNGQFQFVNSPGFQEPVLLKVVVQRKNEKFPNRLINQNPETDNYFPLVYEPNAKIKIDAAIASFQSSFSLEQPSQANKAMLQLRDERMAAFKKYLKGQASEHNVDDNLLEREENLRSYQEKLIHFSDSTVELLPALMALRWASPEGDYERIAELIYAQAQKWNAIFLEHDWVKELVSVADKGALPILIGDTITELQFPMKNGEDVSLQEVINGKKLILLDIWASWCAPCRVENRDILVPLWERYNPQNFQIVAYALESSEKAWNNAIEKDGAHRWLHASHLEGDQNPFMDALRLKTIPANFLLDKEGRVLAKNLHGQDLIDFVDDYMEKN, encoded by the coding sequence ATGAAATATTTGTTCAGAGCCTCAATATTGCTCATATTTTTTTTGATATCCTGCTCGCAAGAAGCATGGTTGACAGGTACGCTAAACATGTCGGATGGAACCGATTGGAAGCCGATGGTATATTTGGTGCAGCCTGAAAAATTTAATGAGGTTGCCCAAAGCTTTAGAGCTAAAATCTTGGATTCTGCCAAAGTAAATGGCAATGGTCAATTTCAATTTGTGAATTCGCCGGGATTTCAAGAACCAGTATTGCTGAAAGTCGTGGTCCAAAGAAAGAATGAAAAGTTTCCCAATAGGTTAATCAACCAAAACCCTGAAACAGATAATTATTTCCCATTGGTTTATGAACCCAATGCTAAAATTAAAATAGATGCAGCTATCGCTAGTTTTCAAAGTTCTTTTTCCTTGGAACAGCCGTCCCAAGCAAATAAAGCCATGCTGCAATTAAGGGACGAGCGAATGGCCGCTTTTAAAAAGTATTTAAAAGGACAAGCAAGTGAACATAATGTTGATGACAATTTATTGGAGCGCGAAGAAAACCTCCGTTCTTATCAAGAAAAATTAATTCATTTTTCGGATTCCACAGTAGAATTATTACCGGCTTTGATGGCCTTGAGGTGGGCAAGTCCCGAAGGGGATTATGAACGCATTGCTGAACTTATTTACGCTCAGGCCCAAAAATGGAATGCCATATTCCTTGAACATGATTGGGTAAAGGAACTTGTTTCCGTGGCCGATAAGGGAGCACTTCCCATTTTGATCGGAGACACAATTACTGAGTTACAATTCCCGATGAAGAATGGGGAAGATGTCTCATTGCAAGAAGTAATCAATGGTAAAAAATTAATCCTGTTGGATATTTGGGCGTCTTGGTGCGCTCCATGCAGAGTGGAGAACCGAGACATCTTGGTGCCCCTTTGGGAAAGATATAACCCCCAAAATTTTCAGATTGTTGCTTATGCTTTGGAAAGCAGCGAAAAAGCTTGGAATAATGCCATTGAAAAAGATGGAGCCCATCGATGGCTGCATGCTTCTCATTTGGAGGGCGATCAAAATCCTTTTATGGATGCATTGCGTTTAAAAACGATTCCAGCTAATTTTCTACTGGATAAGGAGGGCAGGGTACTGGCAAAAAACCTTCATGGGCAGGATTTGATTGATTTTGTGGATGATTATATGGAGAAGAATTAA
- a CDS encoding TraR/DksA family transcriptional regulator, translating to MNDAALREAELRQRKLKLVLDKVKEPDFGICRKCKQPIPDGRLMIRPESVLCVKCAI from the coding sequence GTGAACGATGCAGCTCTTCGGGAGGCCGAACTTCGTCAAAGAAAACTGAAATTGGTACTCGACAAGGTCAAAGAGCCAGATTTTGGCATTTGCCGTAAATGTAAGCAGCCCATTCCCGATGGCCGTCTTATGATTCGCCCTGAGAGTGTACTCTGCGTAAAGTGTGCTATATAG
- a CDS encoding DoxX family protein codes for MTAKSIATTILRIIPAVILLQTLFYKFSAAPESVYIFETLGLEPWGRIGLGVLELITAILILVPKTTWLGALLGIGIMGGAIFSHFAILGVVVQNDGGTLFLLAWITFVCCVVLVWISRHQNPLLKK; via the coding sequence ATGACAGCTAAGTCCATAGCAACTACAATTTTGAGAATTATCCCAGCAGTTATCTTATTGCAGACCTTATTTTATAAGTTTTCCGCAGCCCCGGAATCCGTTTATATTTTTGAAACATTGGGGCTAGAGCCTTGGGGACGAATAGGCTTGGGCGTATTGGAGCTGATAACGGCCATTCTTATCCTTGTTCCTAAAACTACATGGCTGGGCGCGCTGTTGGGTATTGGCATTATGGGCGGTGCCATTTTTTCGCATTTTGCTATATTAGGAGTGGTCGTCCAGAACGATGGAGGCACATTGTTCCTTCTTGCATGGATCACCTTTGTTTGCTGTGTGGTTTTGGTTTGGATTTCCCGCCATCAAAATCCATTGTTGAAAAAATAA